The nucleotide sequence GGCAACATGTTGAATTCGGCTGTTCCTACCAAATATTTCATGGAAAATATATTGGGCGTATTCGAATCGCATAACAACCTGAGAGGCTGGGCGGAAGATCCTCGTATCCTCGCTTTCATGAGTGCACGGCCGGGTCCATCGGGAACAAGCGATTCCGGTACTGAAATGCGTTATCTCGATACCAATATCGGTATGGACGTTTCCTACAAAGTGGATAACTACCCCACCTTGTTCCCCGAAGTCGACGGCAAGAAAGTTTCGGTCTATACGCAAAACACAGGTTATGTTCCCCTCTTCCTCGAAGAAGAACTCCTGCTTATCAAAGCCGAAGCTACTTATTGGAGCGGCGACAAGCCGACGGCCCGTTCATTGACCATGCAAGCTGCCGAAATTAATTTCGACCGATTCAATCTTTCCTCGATTTATGGAAGCAGTTATACCCGCTATCGCAATAACTATTTGGGAAATGAAACCGGAACAGGAAACTACGTAACTACCTACTTCCCTGCCGACGGATTCAACATCGGGCACATCATGCGTCAGAAATATGTTTGCCTCTATCTGCAACCCGAACAATGGACCGATATGCGTCGCTACAATTACAGTTGCGAGGAGAACGGAATACAATATGACAATACCTATGTATACCCCGGATTAAAACGGCCCAATAATATTTATGAAGCTCATTGGGGAGACGATCCCAAAGCATGGATCAACCGTATCAACTACGACCCCGAAACAGAAGAAAAATACAACAAAGCCGAATTGGAAAGACTGGGCGCATACAAAAACTATCAATGGTTGCGCAAACCTATGATCTGGCAATAAATAGAAAAGAATCGAAGTATTACAACAAATAATAACACTCGATATGAAAAACAAAGTAAAAATAGCGTCTCTTCTGCTGGCAATCGCCGGATTATCGGGTTGCGAAATCAACGACCCTGTAAACGATTGGGCAGACTTGGGACAACAAACCGCATACGTTTATTGGGAGCTGAAAGATGCCGTGAACGCCGGTAGCGACCTCGATTTCAGAGTTTACTATTATGCCGACGGCAGTACGATAGAGAAAGCCCAAGTTTGGTATGGAGTGAGCAGTACGATCAATCGTGCCGTTACATGCCCATACATCAGTTACACTTATACCGAAAGCGAGACCGACGAAGTAGTCGCCTCGCATTTGGTGAAAGAGTTCGATCCTCAAACCGTGTCGTGGGACGATGCCAAGTCGTCCTACATTCTCGACGCCACTTTCCCGGTCTCCTCTTCATGGGCTAGCGTGACATGGGCCAGTGTAGGAAGTTCCGATTTTACCGAAACTTTATTCAAGACCTATTATCCCGGCGACTACGAGACCAACTTCCGGGAGGCTCTAACCACTCAAATAGAGACCGATTACCACGGAAACATGAAAAAAATCGTTGTCGATGGATTCATGAAAATGACCGAAGAGGAATATGAGGCTCTCTTCACGAAAACGACCAACGAAGCCAACGAAGAAGTATATGAAATCACCGACGAGAATAAAGCCCGGCTCGATGGCATCGTTGCAGCTCTAACCACGCCCGAACTCATCTTCGACGGCAAAGAATACGGAGTAAACTACAATTGCACCTATACGTTGAGCGCAAAATTCCAAGTAAGCGACTCCAACGGTGTGATAAGCAATACCGATATTAAAAATATTACTGTCAACTAATAGAAACGGAAAGAACAATGAAAGCATTAAGAAATATAAGTTTGACGGTTGTCTTGTTGGCTTCGTTATCTGCTTGTGTGGAAAACGATCCCACTTACAATGTATATCCCAGTGACGATGTAGCGTTTACCTACCACATCACGAACGAAGGATACGAACTCGACTATCTGGTAGGTTCCACCATACAGTTTACCAATACATCGGCCATCTCGGGTACATGTACTTGGGACTTCGGCGACGGGGAAACTTCGACCGACGTTAATCCTACCCATACATACAGTTTACCCGGACAGTACGAGGTAAAATTGACCGTAGGCGACGACTATACGACTCGTCCCTTGCTCATCAACGACATTAAACCTACGATCGTCGCCAAAACGGAAGATGATAAAATATGTGTCATCAACGATGTCGAAGTGACTTTGGAAGTGACTTTACGAAATCCGGCCGCATCGGAAGAACCGGAATATACATGGGTATTGCCCGAAGGAACGACCTTGCTCGATCACCCGGAAATAACAGGTAATACCTATACCGGCGAAAATCCGGGCCGATTAGTCTTCAAAAACATAGGTTCGCAAACCATCACGTTGAAAACCACTCTCGGCGGACGTGCGCTCCAAGATGTAAAAGCCAATGTGCAAGTAGGTACGCCCAATACATCGAAAACGCTCTACTATGCGGTAAAAAGTGGAAACGTAATGGCCTACAAACTGGATTATAATGTCCCTGAGGGAAGTAATAACTCTCCCTTCGACTTAGGCGTAAAAGCGGGAGCTCACCCTCTGAATATGCTGTTCCATAATGAAGTTCTATTCGTGCTCGACTGCGGTACTCAATTCTCGTATGTCAACGATGAAGATGGAACCCGGGGCGACGGCAAAATCACAGCGGTAGCCAAAGACGGGAGCAGTATGGAAACCGTGCTCTCCAACATCGGTAACGCCGCCTTCAACGATCCTTTCTACGGTTGGATAGACAACGAACAAATCTATTTCGCCGACCGGAATACAGGTATCCGACGCATCGGTGTCAACGAACGTAACTTGGCACTCAGCACCAGCGATGCCAAATACGATTATTTCGTTCAGAACAATCGGCTCGAATACTACGGTAACCCGTGGCAATACGGTGCAATGAATGCTTGCTTCGCCAAAGTGGACGGGTTGTGGTATTGGGGCAAAACATACGGCGGAGGCGGTATCTTCCGTTTCGCAGAAAGCGATATCAGCCCTGTGGACATCAGTCGAGGAACCAACCCTCCCTATGCTACGATTTTCCCCGATGAATTCGTGAAATCGTTCGTGATAGATGCCACCAATCAAATTTTATATGCCGTCATTCGAGACAAAGGCCTCTATGCCGTTCCTTTAACAGATATTACGGCCAACGACGCGACAAAGACCAACACGAAAGCCGAGAGCAAATATCTCGTAGCGAGCTTCAAATCGGACAGCGAAGGAAGCGTAGGAGAATATGTCGATGTCTGTCAAATGGTACTCGACAGCTCCGACGGTTCGGTTTACTTCGGACTCCGTGCCGAAGAAGGCAGCTCGGAGACATCGGGAGTAAAACGCTGGAATCCCACGACGAAAAAGCTGGAAACTATCGTATCGGGGGTCAATGTCTACGGTATAGCACTGAACAACGAGTTATCGAACCTATTCTAAAAACAAAAGCCTGATAATTTTCCGCCGGTCTAACCGACCGGCGGGAAAAAATATCTTAACTAATTAGATATGAAATACATCGCAAAAATAGCAATCGTACTGTTTACCTTTTGGTTAGCTATCCCGACAGTCGCTCAAACTCCTAAAAAAGAGGTCAGAGCGTTCTGGTTATCGACCGTATGGAGATTGACGTGGCCGAAAACTACCGTTATCTCGAACACCGGAAATGCGCAAGAAATCCAAGAACAAAAAGACGAGTTAATCATGTTGCTCGACTCGGTAAAAGCAGCCAATGCCAATACCGTTTATTTCCAAGTGCGCGGCCGTTGCGATGCAATGTATAAATCCTCTTACGAACCGTGGTCGAGCGACCTCGTAGCGACACGAGGCATGGACCCGGGGTACGACCCCTTGCTGTTTGCTGTCGAAGAGGCTCACAAACGGGGTATCGAAATTCACGCATGGTTCAACCCCTACCGGTATGAGAGCGTACTGCACCAATGGGACGGAACGCCTCAAAATTATCGGGAATCTCACCCGGAATGGCTCTTAGACTATTCGGACGGTTCTATCTTGAATCCGGCAATGCCGGAAGTGAGAGACCATATCACCGCCATTATTCAAGAAGTCGTACAAAACTACGACATCGACGGTGTTGTCTTCGACGACTATTTCTACATGTCGGGGACGACCGACGACATGGACGACGAATTATACCAGCAATCCAATCCCGACAACCTCTCTCGGGCTGACTGGCGGCGTCAGAATGTAAATAAACTGATCGCTCAGGTTTACCGAATGATTCAATCGGAAAAACCTTATGTGCGATTCGGTATCTCTCCCGCCGGTGTATGGTGCACCGATGCCACGATAGCCGAGCGATACGGCGTTACTCCTACCCCGGTAGGTTCCGATTGGGCGTACGACGATATCTTCTGCGATCCTATGGCATGGATACAAGAACACTCTATCGATTACATATCGCCGCAAATCTATTGGACGATAGGATCGAGCAGCGATTACACGCTTATCGCCGAATGGTGGAGCCAAATCGTAAGGCAATTCGGTTGTCATTTTTATTCGAGCCATTCGGCATCCGATTTGAGCTCGGCCAAAATGCCATCAAAATACGGAAAAACGACAACCGGTACGCTATCGTTCGATTTAAACGGAGAAAAAGTTTCTTCCAAAGCGCTCTCTCCCATCGAACGGAAAACAGCCGAAGAAAACGAATACATAGTCGATGGCGCAACCGCTTCGTTCAAAGGCTCCGAACTGGTCAATCAAATTAAAGTAAACCGCACATATGACAAAACGGGAGCCCCGGGAAGCGTATTCTACAACATGCGCAAGGTAACCCATACTTCGGGAATGCTCTCCTTGTTGCGGTCGGACGTCTATAAATACCCGGCTCTGATACCGGCCATCAGCTGGAAAGCGACCTCCGATCCCGGATTAGTATCGAATATTGCTTTCACTAACGGTCAATTATCATGGACGGGAGCAGAGGGTATGCGATACGCCGTATATGCCGTACCGGAAAATGCGGCACAAACGACCGCTTGCCGGGATGCCCGCTATCTGTTGGGGCTCTCATACAGCACCGACTATTCCATACCGACAGTTTATCGCACGGGGTATACATACGCGGTTTCCATCGTCGACCGTTACGGAAACGAGTATGCACCCTTGTTCATGGGAGCCACGGCAGGTACAAACGAAGCCGTGACATTAAATACTCCGGTAAACAACGGAACGGCCATAGGCAACTACGAATTCACGTGGAGCAGTGTCGCCGATGCGTCCTATTATATAGACATTGCCCGCGACGATTTATTCACCGACCTCATACTCTCGCGGGAAACTACCGGTACTTCTTTCCCTTCGAGCTATCTGCCCGACTTGGAAAAAGGGACTTATTACTGGCGGATTCGTACACGAAAAGCCAACTGTTCGGACGGCATCTCTTCCGTATATGCATTCCAGTCCGGTCCGTTCGAAATAGAATCTCCGACCAAAGGAGCTACCGAAGTGTCTGTCACGCCTTCTATCACTTGGACCGAATATCCAAACGCTACGGAATACCGACTCGAAATAAACAAATACGACGACTTCCGCTCTATGGGTAAAGTTCTCGACCAACGATATAGCGAACACTCCATTACCCTCCCCGAAGGCGTATTGGTGGGAAATACGAAATATTACGCACGCGTAACCGCATACGCAGGCTCGACAGAAAGTATCAGTAAAACGACGAATTTCACGACAGAATCGAAAGAGCCGT is from Barnesiella intestinihominis YIT 11860 and encodes:
- a CDS encoding PKD domain-containing protein, translating into MKALRNISLTVVLLASLSACVENDPTYNVYPSDDVAFTYHITNEGYELDYLVGSTIQFTNTSAISGTCTWDFGDGETSTDVNPTHTYSLPGQYEVKLTVGDDYTTRPLLINDIKPTIVAKTEDDKICVINDVEVTLEVTLRNPAASEEPEYTWVLPEGTTLLDHPEITGNTYTGENPGRLVFKNIGSQTITLKTTLGGRALQDVKANVQVGTPNTSKTLYYAVKSGNVMAYKLDYNVPEGSNNSPFDLGVKAGAHPLNMLFHNEVLFVLDCGTQFSYVNDEDGTRGDGKITAVAKDGSSMETVLSNIGNAAFNDPFYGWIDNEQIYFADRNTGIRRIGVNERNLALSTSDAKYDYFVQNNRLEYYGNPWQYGAMNACFAKVDGLWYWGKTYGGGGIFRFAESDISPVDISRGTNPPYATIFPDEFVKSFVIDATNQILYAVIRDKGLYAVPLTDITANDATKTNTKAESKYLVASFKSDSEGSVGEYVDVCQMVLDSSDGSVYFGLRAEEGSSETSGVKRWNPTTKKLETIVSGVNVYGIALNNELSNLF
- a CDS encoding family 10 glycosylhydrolase, whose translation is MKYIAKIAIVLFTFWLAIPTVAQTPKKEVRAFWLSTVWRLTWPKTTVISNTGNAQEIQEQKDELIMLLDSVKAANANTVYFQVRGRCDAMYKSSYEPWSSDLVATRGMDPGYDPLLFAVEEAHKRGIEIHAWFNPYRYESVLHQWDGTPQNYRESHPEWLLDYSDGSILNPAMPEVRDHITAIIQEVVQNYDIDGVVFDDYFYMSGTTDDMDDELYQQSNPDNLSRADWRRQNVNKLIAQVYRMIQSEKPYVRFGISPAGVWCTDATIAERYGVTPTPVGSDWAYDDIFCDPMAWIQEHSIDYISPQIYWTIGSSSDYTLIAEWWSQIVRQFGCHFYSSHSASDLSSAKMPSKYGKTTTGTLSFDLNGEKVSSKALSPIERKTAEENEYIVDGATASFKGSELVNQIKVNRTYDKTGAPGSVFYNMRKVTHTSGMLSLLRSDVYKYPALIPAISWKATSDPGLVSNIAFTNGQLSWTGAEGMRYAVYAVPENAAQTTACRDARYLLGLSYSTDYSIPTVYRTGYTYAVSIVDRYGNEYAPLFMGATAGTNEAVTLNTPVNNGTAIGNYEFTWSSVADASYYIDIARDDLFTDLILSRETTGTSFPSSYLPDLEKGTYYWRIRTRKANCSDGISSVYAFQSGPFEIESPTKGATEVSVTPSITWTEYPNATEYRLEINKYDDFRSMGKVLDQRYSEHSITLPEGVLVGNTKYYARVTAYAGSTESISKTTNFTTESKEPSIPVILYPTQGATVEATSLQVRWAEEPFASTFRIELHTNDQFTPIRNVKRQTVNAFTYETEFDNLTDGTWYLRARSEYVGGETEYCDTISFTFKNSSGMETLEKRGKCYVIQGENPALVVGNDARHITVDVANLSGQIIGRFADMENPAAGDRIELSGLVRGVYAVIVHIDGKREILKLIH